Proteins from a genomic interval of Salvelinus alpinus chromosome 7, SLU_Salpinus.1, whole genome shotgun sequence:
- the LOC139580521 gene encoding transmembrane protein 121, translated as MVPPPPTNQPHVCLSTLLIMSSMALIDAYLVEQNHGPRKIGICIMVMVGDLCFLIVLRYVAVWVGAEVRTAKRGYAMILWFLYIFVLEIKVYFVYQNYKADRKSLDAMARKALTLLLSVCVPVLFVGLVAIDHMEYVQPFKKKEELRNRLFWVVVDLLDILDIQANLWEPLKKGLPLWAEGLMFFYCYILLLVLPCVSLSEISMQGINIVPHKMMLYPILSLVTINILTLLIRGCNMLLYRDARVSGILIGKNVLAIILKTCSFIQYRRQLQNTPPVFGLERQRNSVPHHHGNQGLGRPVSIVMTAHPQVGLPDQTALPLPLPEVTTTCQHT; from the exons ATGGTGCCTCCCCCTCCCACCAACCAGCCCCATGTCTGCCTGTCCACCCTGCTGATCATGAGCAGTATGGCCCTGATCGATGCCTATCTGGTGGAACAGAACCACGGGCCCAGGAAGATAG GTATCTGTATCATGGTGATGGTAGGGGACCTGTGCTTCCTCATCGTGTTGCGGTACGTGGCGGTTTGGGTCGGGGCCGAGGTGCGGACCGCCAAGCGAGGTTACGCCATGATACTCTGGTTCCTCTATATCTTTGTCCTGGAGATCAAG GTGTACTTTGTGTACCAGAACTACAAGGCTGACAGGAAGTCTCTGGATGCTATGGCCCGTAAGGCCCTGACCCTACTCCTCTCAGTCTGTGTCCCAGTGCTGTTTGTAGGTCTAGTGGCCATAGACCATATGGAGTACGTACAGCCGTTCAAGAAGAAAGAGGAGCTCCGTAACAG GTTGTTCTGGGTCGTGGTGGACCTGCTAGATATCCTGGATATTCAGGCTAATCTCTGGGAACCCCTGAAGAAAGGTCTCCCTCTGTGGGCCGAAGGACTTATGTTCTTCTATTGTTACATTCTGTTGCTAGTCCTTCCCTGTGTCTCTCTTAGTGAGATCTCCATGCAGGGCATCAATATAGTCCCACACAAGATgatgctatatcctatcctcaGCCTGGTCACCATTAATATTTTAACCTTGTTGATCAGAGGCTGTAACATGCTGCTGTATAGAGATGCCCGGGTCAGTGGGATCCTGATAGGGAAGAATGTGTTAGCTATCATACTAAAGACCTGTAGCTTCATCCAGTACAGGAGGCAGTTACAGAACACTCCTCCTGTGTTCGGGTTGGaacgacagaggaactctgtaccACATCACCATGGTAACCAGGGTCTTGGACGCCCTGTTTCTATTGTGATGACCGCTCACCCGCAGGTGGGCCTCCCGGACCAGACAGCCCTGCCCCTCCCTCTGCCAGAGGTCACAACTACATGTCAACATACATGA